In one window of Flavobacterium ginsengisoli DNA:
- a CDS encoding DUF4294 domain-containing protein, with protein sequence MRLTTFLFLLLVCFSSKAQVTPKENEQMGYILTERDSILGDTIQLPEIIISKGQKMSPEEMKQFQILQNRVYKVYPYAKLAAERLTALNNGMSRLKTSREKKKYFKIVEDYLNNEFEERLKKLSRKQGQILVKLVHRQTGITTYELIKTLKSGFKAFVSNTTANLFDISLKEEYKPYDVNEDYLIETILVRAFESGRLINQKPATPIDYEDLSEKWQQKAKDLNKK encoded by the coding sequence ATGAGATTAACCACCTTTTTATTTTTACTCTTAGTTTGTTTTTCTTCCAAAGCCCAAGTTACTCCTAAAGAGAACGAGCAAATGGGATATATATTAACAGAAAGAGATTCTATTTTAGGCGATACTATTCAGCTTCCAGAAATAATTATTTCAAAAGGACAAAAGATGAGTCCTGAGGAAATGAAACAATTTCAAATTCTTCAAAATAGAGTGTATAAAGTATATCCATATGCTAAGCTGGCAGCAGAGCGATTAACGGCTTTGAATAATGGAATGTCACGTTTAAAAACGAGTCGAGAAAAAAAGAAGTATTTTAAAATCGTCGAAGATTATTTAAATAACGAATTCGAAGAAAGACTTAAAAAGCTTTCTAGAAAACAAGGTCAGATTTTAGTAAAGCTTGTTCATCGTCAAACAGGAATTACAACTTATGAACTAATCAAAACATTAAAAAGCGGATTCAAAGCTTTTGTTTCTAATACAACCGCCAATTTGTTTGACATTAGTTTAAAAGAAGAATATAAGCCATACGATGTAAACGAAGACTATCTAATAGAAACAATATTAGTTCGAGCATTTGAATCTGGCCGATTAATAAATCAAAAACCAGCCACTCCGATAGATTATGAAGATCTATCAGAAAAATGGCAACAGAAAGCCAAAGACTTAAATAAAAAATAA
- a CDS encoding efflux RND transporter permease subunit yields the protein MNKFIKNIIAFSLKNKAFTFFWVGLLAVAGFISFKNMPIDAFPDVTNTQIIIITQWNGKSAEEVERFVTSPIEISMNSVQKKTSVRSITMFGLSVIKIIFDDGVDDTFARFQVNNLLKNVSLPDDVEPDVQPPYGPTGEIFRYIVKSKSRDSRELLTYQNWVIDKQLRSLPGVADLNVFGGQTKTYEVGVDPIKLAKYNITPLQVYNAVNSGNLNVGGDVIEKNGQAFVVRGVGLLKSKEDIGNIIVDDAGGNPILVKNLADVYESAMPRVGQTGLGDNDDEVEGIVVMRKGENPQETLALIKAKIKDLNDNVLPKDIKIETFYDRDNLMNFTTETVMHNLFEGIILVTVVVFLFMADWRTTFTVSIVIPLSLLFAFLCLKMMGMSANLLSLGAVDFGIIIDGAVVMVEGLFVVLDHRAHQLGMEKFNKIAKGSLIKRTGTEMGKAIFFSKLIIITALLPIFSFQKVEGKMFSPLAFTLGFALLGALIFTLTLVPVLSHILLNKNVKEKHNPFVNFWDRIVSKGFAWTFKHKVKTLIASIGILVAVFFSAGFLGTEFLPQLNEGALWVTAELPMSTSLPESVKTVAIIRKDLESFPEVKKVLSQTGRSNDGTDPNGFGFIQLQVDLIPQKQWKRKISMDDLINEMDEKLKVHQGITYNYSQPVIDNVAESVAGFKASNAVKIYGDDLNKLDQLANEVLAQIKNIPGIKDAGILRNVGQPEISVILDREKMVAYGVTLSDAQAVLELAFGGKTATEKYEDEKKFDVRVRFSKEYRKDEKDLEEIKVPTISGIKIPLKEICDIKTITGPAFIYRDNTKRFIGVKFSVRDRDLGSTIAEAQSKVNKLKLPAGYTTGWTGEFENQVRASARLAQVVPISLIGIFVLLFILFGNFKDSLLVLANVPFAIIGGIIALHLTGMNFGISAGVGFIALLGICIQNGVILISEFHHNLKAKYSLEESIFRGVKARTRAVVMTALMASIGLMPAAISTGIGSESQKPLAIVIIGGLMTATVLTLLVFPILFWVFNRKKDVPLE from the coding sequence ATGAACAAATTCATAAAAAATATTATTGCTTTCTCTTTAAAAAATAAAGCATTTACCTTCTTTTGGGTCGGATTATTGGCTGTTGCTGGATTTATTTCATTCAAAAATATGCCTATTGATGCTTTTCCAGACGTTACCAATACGCAAATTATCATTATTACACAATGGAATGGAAAAAGTGCCGAAGAAGTAGAACGCTTCGTGACTTCTCCAATTGAGATTTCAATGAATTCTGTTCAAAAGAAAACAAGCGTTCGAAGTATTACAATGTTTGGATTATCGGTTATCAAAATTATTTTTGATGATGGTGTTGATGATACTTTTGCTCGCTTTCAAGTAAACAATTTATTGAAGAATGTTTCTCTTCCAGATGATGTAGAACCAGACGTACAACCGCCATACGGACCTACAGGAGAAATTTTCAGATATATTGTAAAAAGTAAAAGCAGAGACAGTAGGGAATTATTGACTTACCAAAATTGGGTAATTGATAAACAGCTTCGCTCTCTTCCAGGTGTTGCCGATTTAAATGTATTTGGAGGCCAAACTAAAACCTATGAAGTTGGAGTTGATCCAATTAAATTGGCTAAATATAATATTACTCCATTACAAGTTTATAATGCTGTAAATTCTGGAAACTTAAACGTTGGTGGTGATGTTATTGAGAAAAACGGACAAGCTTTTGTAGTTCGTGGTGTAGGTTTATTAAAATCTAAAGAAGACATTGGAAATATTATCGTTGACGATGCAGGAGGAAATCCTATTTTGGTAAAAAATCTAGCTGATGTTTACGAAAGTGCAATGCCAAGAGTTGGACAAACTGGTCTTGGAGATAACGACGACGAAGTTGAAGGAATTGTAGTAATGCGTAAAGGAGAAAATCCGCAGGAAACTTTGGCTTTAATCAAAGCAAAAATCAAAGATCTTAATGATAATGTTTTACCTAAAGACATTAAAATCGAAACTTTCTACGATCGTGATAATCTGATGAATTTCACGACCGAAACCGTAATGCATAACTTATTTGAAGGTATTATTCTGGTTACTGTTGTCGTATTTCTTTTTATGGCCGACTGGAGAACTACTTTTACAGTTTCCATTGTAATTCCGCTTTCACTTTTATTTGCATTTTTATGTTTGAAAATGATGGGAATGAGCGCTAACTTATTAAGTTTAGGTGCTGTCGATTTCGGAATTATCATTGATGGAGCCGTCGTAATGGTCGAAGGGCTATTTGTGGTTCTAGACCATCGAGCGCATCAATTGGGAATGGAAAAATTCAATAAAATTGCAAAAGGAAGCTTAATTAAGAGAACAGGAACAGAAATGGGTAAAGCTATTTTCTTTTCAAAACTAATCATTATTACAGCTTTACTGCCTATTTTCTCGTTTCAGAAAGTAGAAGGAAAAATGTTCTCCCCCCTAGCCTTTACATTAGGTTTTGCATTATTGGGAGCACTGATATTTACATTAACTTTAGTTCCAGTTCTATCGCATATTTTATTGAATAAAAATGTGAAAGAAAAACATAATCCGTTTGTTAATTTTTGGGATCGAATTGTTTCTAAAGGTTTTGCATGGACATTTAAACATAAAGTAAAAACTTTAATCGCTTCTATCGGAATACTAGTTGCTGTTTTCTTTTCTGCAGGTTTCTTAGGAACAGAATTTTTACCTCAATTAAATGAAGGCGCACTATGGGTTACTGCCGAGTTACCTATGAGTACTTCTCTTCCTGAAAGTGTTAAGACTGTCGCAATAATTAGAAAAGACTTAGAGAGTTTTCCTGAAGTAAAGAAAGTATTGTCTCAAACCGGACGAAGCAATGACGGAACCGATCCTAATGGTTTTGGATTTATTCAGTTACAAGTTGATTTAATTCCGCAAAAGCAATGGAAACGTAAAATTTCTATGGACGATCTGATTAATGAAATGGATGAGAAACTGAAAGTTCATCAAGGAATCACTTATAACTATTCTCAGCCGGTAATTGATAACGTAGCCGAATCGGTAGCTGGATTTAAAGCCTCAAATGCGGTTAAGATTTATGGTGATGATTTAAATAAATTAGATCAGTTGGCAAATGAAGTTTTGGCTCAGATTAAAAATATTCCAGGTATCAAAGATGCAGGTATTTTAAGAAATGTTGGCCAGCCAGAAATAAGCGTTATTTTAGATCGAGAAAAAATGGTCGCTTACGGCGTAACTTTAAGCGATGCTCAAGCTGTTTTAGAATTAGCTTTTGGAGGAAAAACAGCAACTGAAAAGTATGAAGACGAAAAGAAATTTGATGTTCGTGTTCGTTTTTCAAAAGAATACAGAAAAGATGAGAAAGATTTAGAGGAAATTAAAGTTCCAACTATTAGCGGAATAAAAATCCCTTTAAAAGAAATCTGCGATATTAAAACTATTACCGGTCCAGCATTTATTTACAGAGATAATACAAAACGTTTTATTGGAGTTAAATTCTCTGTTCGTGATAGAGATTTAGGAAGTACAATTGCAGAAGCACAATCTAAAGTAAATAAATTGAAACTTCCTGCAGGTTATACAACAGGTTGGACTGGAGAATTTGAGAACCAAGTTCGTGCCAGTGCACGTTTGGCACAAGTTGTCCCTATCAGTTTAATTGGAATTTTTGTTCTGTTATTTATTTTGTTCGGAAACTTTAAAGATTCTCTTCTTGTTTTAGCCAACGTACCGTTTGCAATTATTGGTGGAATCATTGCGCTTCATCTTACAGGAATGAATTTTGGAATTTCTGCTGGAGTTGGATTTATTGCGCTTCTAGGAATTTGTATACAAAATGGAGTAATCTTAATATCCGAATTCCATCATAATCTAAAAGCAAAATACTCGCTGGAGGAATCTATTTTTAGAGGAGTCAAAGCCAGAACAAGAGCAGTAGTGATGACAGCATTAATGGCTTCTATCGGTCTTATGCCTGCGGCAATTTCTACAGGAATTGGTTCAGAATCTCAAAAACCGCTTGCTATTGTAATTATTGGCGGATTAATGACAGCAACAGTCCTAACCTTGTTGGTATTCCCTATATTATTTTGGGTATTTAATAGAAAAAAAGATGTGCCACTTGAATAG
- a CDS encoding HAMP domain-containing sensor histidine kinase: MTLKNRISLLVSLLFTILFGLASTVIFILYSNYRKEEFRDRLEIKALSNIKLLVNVKQVDNQLLKIIDQNSINKLYDEKTLVFDSNYKLIYSSIDDAKINWSVEDLKYLKKNKTFFKQQGDYEVYGVFYDTNDKDFYALISATDDYGKKKLLFLRYTLVVSYIFFTTICWLLTSFMVRKAMDPLLAFHQKIKNINENNLDTRIASNSTKNEVDLLADEFNFMMDRIEVSYQKQKEFTAHASHELRTPLSRMTSQIENAIADPDIKPKNSSFLNNILADVNHLGELINSLLILSKIDNRRTENNETQRIDEILFSSIEKINKTFPDFAILFEMEESDDLDTALEIKGNKNLLEIALTNILKNAYIYSDNKQAKVKISTDHYHLIISVSNTGNTLSEEEQKSLFEPFMRGQNSKRTSGFGLGLRIVHRILTVHKANIIYSTPNINTNLFQLFFEL; the protein is encoded by the coding sequence ATGACATTAAAAAATAGAATATCACTTTTAGTCAGTTTACTGTTTACCATTCTTTTTGGACTGGCATCTACAGTGATATTCATTTTGTATTCTAATTATAGAAAAGAAGAGTTTAGAGATCGATTAGAAATTAAGGCTTTATCGAATATTAAATTATTGGTAAATGTCAAACAAGTCGACAATCAGCTTTTAAAAATAATAGACCAGAACTCTATTAATAAACTTTATGATGAGAAAACCTTAGTTTTTGATTCTAATTATAAACTTATTTATAGCAGTATCGATGATGCAAAAATCAATTGGTCTGTTGAAGATTTAAAATATTTAAAAAAGAATAAAACCTTTTTTAAACAGCAAGGAGATTACGAAGTTTATGGCGTTTTTTACGATACGAACGATAAAGATTTTTATGCTCTAATTTCTGCGACAGATGATTACGGAAAAAAGAAACTTCTTTTTTTAAGATACACATTAGTTGTTTCGTACATTTTCTTTACCACAATCTGCTGGCTATTAACTTCTTTTATGGTTAGAAAAGCAATGGATCCGCTTCTTGCTTTTCATCAGAAAATAAAAAACATAAACGAAAACAATCTCGATACCAGAATTGCATCTAATAGCACGAAGAACGAAGTTGATCTCCTTGCTGATGAGTTTAACTTTATGATGGATCGAATAGAAGTTTCCTATCAAAAACAAAAAGAATTTACTGCTCATGCCTCGCACGAATTAAGGACGCCTCTTTCTAGAATGACTTCGCAGATCGAAAATGCTATTGCCGATCCTGATATAAAACCAAAAAACAGTTCTTTTCTAAATAATATATTAGCCGATGTTAATCATTTAGGAGAGTTGATTAATTCTCTATTGATTCTTTCTAAAATTGATAATAGAAGAACAGAAAACAATGAAACTCAGCGTATAGATGAGATTTTATTCTCTTCGATAGAAAAAATCAACAAAACATTTCCAGATTTTGCTATTCTTTTTGAAATGGAAGAAAGTGATGATTTGGATACCGCTTTAGAAATAAAAGGAAATAAAAATCTTCTAGAAATTGCTTTAACCAACATTTTAAAGAATGCCTACATCTACTCCGATAACAAACAGGCAAAAGTAAAAATAAGCACTGATCATTATCATCTTATAATTTCAGTATCAAATACTGGAAACACTCTTAGCGAAGAAGAACAAAAAAGTCTTTTTGAACCTTTTATGCGTGGGCAAAATTCAAAAAGAACTTCTGGATTCGGTCTTGGTCTAAGAATTGTCCATCGCATTTTGACAGTTCATAAAGCCAACATAATCTACTCAACTCCAAATATTAACACGAATTTATTTCAATTATTTTTCGAATTATAA
- a CDS encoding response regulator transcription factor translates to MKILLLEDDFTLSKEISAFFTSKKFECVPYYDGSLLLKKYFPYEYDLIILDINVPGLNGIEVCKDIRKIDIKTPIIMLTAFSEIEDKLSSFDNGADDYLVKPFHFEELYARVQSLLRRKEVPQQIESKIVVKDLEIYEEDMKVFRSGEEIKLTPKEFKLILILAHAKGKVLSKQFIAEKLWDYHIETNQNTIEVYINFLRKKIDKDHEIKLIHTKVGYGYYLSDQE, encoded by the coding sequence ATGAAAATATTACTGCTCGAAGACGATTTTACTTTGTCTAAAGAAATCTCTGCCTTCTTTACCTCAAAGAAGTTCGAGTGTGTTCCATATTATGATGGCTCATTGTTGCTGAAAAAGTATTTTCCGTACGAATATGATTTGATTATTCTTGACATCAATGTTCCTGGATTAAACGGAATAGAGGTGTGCAAAGACATTCGTAAAATTGATATTAAAACGCCAATAATAATGTTGACCGCTTTTAGTGAAATTGAAGACAAATTATCTTCTTTTGATAATGGCGCAGACGATTATCTAGTAAAACCATTTCATTTTGAAGAATTATATGCTAGAGTACAATCTCTTTTAAGACGAAAGGAAGTTCCGCAACAGATAGAGAGCAAAATTGTGGTCAAAGATTTAGAAATTTACGAAGAAGACATGAAAGTTTTTAGATCTGGCGAAGAAATAAAACTTACTCCTAAAGAGTTTAAATTGATTTTAATTTTGGCTCATGCCAAAGGAAAAGTACTTTCTAAACAATTTATTGCAGAAAAACTTTGGGATTATCATATCGAAACTAATCAAAATACAATTGAAGTTTATATCAACTTTTTAAGAAAGAAAATCGACAAGGATCACGAAATAAAACTTATTCACACCAAAGTTGGTTACGGTTACTATCTAAGCGATCAAGAATGA
- a CDS encoding M42 family metallopeptidase produces MSTNSILNDTSLAFLESYLNNASPTGYESEGQKLWMNYLKPYIDTFITDTYGTAVGVINPDAPYKVVIEGHADEISWYVNYITEDGLVYVIRNGGSDHQIAPSKRVNIHTKNGIVKGVFGWPAIHTRLRDKEEIPKLSNIFIDLGCENKEQVEALGVHVGCVITYPDEFIILNENKFVCRAIDNRMGGFMIAEVARLLKENNKKLPFGLYIVNSVQEEIGLRGAEMIAHRIKPNVAIVTDVCHDTTTPMIDKKVEGDLKMGKGPVIGYSPAIQNKLRDLIVDVASENKIPFQRHATSRATGTDTDAFAYSNGGVPSALISLPLRYMHTTVEMVHRDDVENVIKLIYESLLKIENNETFSYFN; encoded by the coding sequence ATGAGCACAAATTCTATCTTAAACGATACTTCTCTAGCATTCTTAGAAAGCTACCTAAATAACGCTTCCCCTACTGGTTACGAAAGTGAAGGCCAGAAACTTTGGATGAACTATTTAAAACCTTATATTGACACCTTTATTACTGATACTTACGGAACTGCTGTTGGAGTAATTAATCCTGACGCACCGTATAAAGTTGTTATTGAAGGGCATGCGGATGAAATTTCTTGGTATGTAAACTACATTACAGAAGATGGTTTAGTATATGTAATACGAAATGGTGGTTCAGATCATCAGATTGCTCCTTCTAAAAGAGTTAATATTCATACTAAAAATGGAATCGTAAAAGGCGTTTTTGGATGGCCAGCAATTCATACTCGTTTACGCGACAAAGAAGAAATTCCTAAACTAAGTAATATTTTTATTGATTTAGGTTGCGAAAACAAAGAGCAAGTTGAAGCTTTAGGTGTTCATGTTGGATGTGTGATTACGTATCCTGATGAATTTATAATCTTAAACGAAAACAAATTTGTCTGTCGCGCTATCGATAATAGAATGGGCGGTTTTATGATTGCTGAAGTTGCTCGTTTATTAAAAGAAAACAATAAAAAGCTTCCTTTTGGTTTGTATATTGTGAATTCTGTTCAGGAAGAAATTGGTCTCCGTGGAGCTGAAATGATTGCGCACAGAATAAAACCAAATGTAGCGATTGTTACTGATGTTTGCCATGACACCACTACCCCAATGATTGATAAAAAGGTAGAAGGTGATCTTAAAATGGGCAAAGGTCCTGTTATTGGCTATTCACCAGCAATTCAGAATAAATTACGTGATTTGATTGTAGACGTAGCTTCAGAAAATAAAATTCCTTTTCAGAGACACGCTACTTCACGTGCAACTGGAACAGATACTGATGCTTTTGCTTATAGCAATGGCGGTGTTCCCTCTGCATTAATTTCGCTTCCTTTGCGTTATATGCATACAACAGTAGAAATGGTTCATAGAGATGATGTTGAAAATGTTATTAAGCTAATTTATGAGTCACTACTGAAAATCGAGAACAACGAGACGTTCTCTTACTTTAATTAA
- a CDS encoding TolC family protein codes for MKKLFALLLFAVLNQAAIAQKTATLEDCESQFLKKNLFLLASQYNIDASKALAIQARIWDNPTITAELNAYNPERDKFFDIGKEGQKAFGIEQLIYLGGKKRNEVKLAQTNAQLAELSFNDLMRTLKLQLRKSFYTVYYNSKNLENTDKQLAHIEDLINSYSVQAQKGNIPLKDVVRLQSLYLNFKNERLEVVNNNIEEQANLKLLMNETENVIPVVSKDDSNKYLKIIPLDIKSFEEQAIANRPDYLAKQKEIEANEINVKWQKSLAIPDLTLGANYDQRSGAFNKESNVSLGIPLPLWNKNKGNIKYAQTILEQSKVEKQNFELQLQTEITSAWTKWDESRQNYSVIKPTVNSDFEAVYNGMLTNFQKRNVSLLEFTDFMESYNQAIIQLNELKKKVVLAGEELNSTINKDLF; via the coding sequence ATGAAAAAGTTATTCGCATTGCTGTTATTTGCAGTTCTAAATCAAGCTGCAATAGCCCAAAAAACAGCTACCTTAGAAGACTGTGAAAGCCAATTCTTAAAAAAGAATTTATTTCTCTTAGCGTCACAGTACAATATTGATGCTTCAAAAGCTCTAGCCATTCAAGCCCGAATTTGGGACAACCCAACCATCACTGCCGAACTTAATGCGTATAACCCTGAAAGAGACAAGTTTTTTGACATCGGGAAAGAAGGGCAAAAAGCATTTGGTATCGAACAGCTGATTTATCTTGGCGGTAAAAAACGTAACGAAGTTAAACTCGCACAAACTAATGCTCAATTGGCAGAATTATCATTTAATGATTTAATGCGCACCTTAAAACTACAACTTCGTAAAAGTTTTTATACTGTCTACTACAACAGTAAAAATCTTGAAAACACGGATAAACAATTGGCTCATATCGAAGATTTAATCAATTCTTATTCTGTTCAGGCTCAAAAAGGCAATATTCCTTTAAAAGATGTTGTTCGTTTGCAATCTTTATATCTTAATTTCAAAAATGAACGACTAGAAGTTGTAAATAACAATATAGAAGAGCAAGCAAATCTAAAGCTTTTAATGAATGAAACTGAAAATGTAATTCCAGTTGTAAGTAAAGATGATTCGAATAAATATTTAAAAATTATTCCTTTAGATATTAAAAGTTTCGAAGAACAAGCGATTGCAAATCGACCTGATTATTTAGCAAAACAAAAAGAAATAGAGGCTAATGAAATAAATGTAAAATGGCAGAAATCGCTTGCAATTCCAGATCTTACTTTAGGTGCAAATTACGATCAGCGAAGTGGAGCTTTTAATAAAGAATCTAATGTTAGCCTTGGTATTCCGCTACCGTTATGGAATAAAAACAAAGGAAACATTAAATATGCTCAAACTATTTTAGAACAATCTAAAGTTGAAAAACAAAATTTTGAACTACAGCTGCAAACTGAAATTACTTCAGCCTGGACAAAATGGGATGAATCAAGACAAAACTACAGTGTGATTAAACCAACTGTAAATTCAGATTTTGAAGCAGTTTACAACGGAATGCTAACTAATTTTCAAAAACGAAATGTAAGCCTTTTAGAATTTACCGACTTTATGGAAAGCTACAATCAGGCAATAATTCAGTTAAACGAATTAAAGAAAAAAGTAGTATTAGCAGGTGAAGAGTTAAATAGTACCATCAACAAAGATTTATTTTAA
- a CDS encoding efflux RND transporter periplasmic adaptor subunit produces the protein MKHTLFIGIAVATLSLTGCKKEVENPETNTSFVLSDTMLKTTTTAEATTQPLKNELSFYGKITADNNKMIDVYPLVGGNVMKVNVELGDYVKKGQVLATIKSTDVADFEKQSIDAKSDLLVAKNNLKVAQELFDGKLNSESDVLQAKSEVNKAQSQLSKIQETYKIYNIKAGSIYEVTAPISGFIIQKSINQDMLLRNDRSENIFDIAEISEVWAMANINEIDINKVKLGTAAAVTTLSYPDKTFNGKVDKIYNVIDSETKAMQARIKLSNPDYMLKPDMNANIKLSFNENQSMIAVPSKAIVFDKSKNFVVVFKDRNNIETRQVEVYRVVGDTTYISSGLKENEKVITNNQLFIYGALNN, from the coding sequence ATGAAACATACATTATTCATAGGAATCGCAGTTGCAACTCTATCTCTAACAGGCTGCAAAAAAGAAGTAGAGAATCCTGAAACAAATACATCTTTTGTTTTAAGTGATACTATGCTAAAAACTACTACAACAGCCGAAGCAACGACCCAACCATTAAAGAACGAACTTAGTTTTTATGGAAAAATTACGGCTGATAATAATAAAATGATTGACGTTTACCCGTTGGTCGGCGGAAATGTTATGAAAGTAAATGTTGAACTTGGTGATTATGTAAAAAAAGGACAAGTTCTGGCAACCATAAAAAGTACCGATGTAGCCGATTTTGAAAAACAATCTATAGATGCTAAAAGTGATTTGCTTGTTGCAAAAAACAATTTAAAAGTAGCGCAAGAATTATTTGACGGCAAATTAAATTCTGAAAGTGATGTTCTACAGGCAAAATCTGAAGTAAACAAAGCACAGTCACAATTAAGTAAAATTCAGGAAACTTATAAAATTTACAATATTAAAGCAGGTTCTATTTATGAAGTGACAGCTCCAATAAGTGGTTTCATTATTCAAAAAAGCATTAATCAAGATATGCTTTTGCGTAATGACCGTTCTGAGAACATATTTGATATTGCAGAAATCAGCGAAGTTTGGGCAATGGCTAATATTAATGAAATCGATATTAATAAAGTAAAATTAGGAACAGCTGCTGCTGTTACTACCCTTAGTTATCCAGATAAAACGTTTAACGGAAAAGTAGATAAAATCTACAACGTAATTGATTCAGAAACTAAAGCAATGCAGGCGAGAATCAAATTGAGCAATCCTGATTACATGTTAAAGCCTGATATGAATGCGAATATCAAATTATCTTTTAATGAAAACCAATCGATGATAGCCGTACCTAGTAAAGCTATTGTTTTTGACAAAAGCAAAAACTTTGTTGTCGTATTTAAAGACCGTAATAATATAGAAACTAGACAAGTAGAAGTTTATCGAGTTGTTGGTGATACAACTTATATTTCAAGTGGTTTAAAAGAAAATGAAAAGGTAATCACAAACAATCAGCTATTTATTTATGGTGCTTTAAATAATTAA